The Canis aureus isolate CA01 chromosome 9, VMU_Caureus_v.1.0, whole genome shotgun sequence genome has a segment encoding these proteins:
- the LOC144319995 gene encoding LOW QUALITY PROTEIN: olfactory receptor 2G3-like (The sequence of the model RefSeq protein was modified relative to this genomic sequence to represent the inferred CDS: inserted 3 bases in 2 codons) — translation MEKANVSSLMGFILLGFSDHPHLEAALFVFVLFFYLLTLVGNLTIIIISYLDPLLHTPMYFFLSNLSLLDLCFTTSLAPQMLVNLRGPEKTITYGGCVVQLYISLALGSTECILLAVMALDHYVAICKPLHYVAIMNPRLCQQLASISWFSGLANSLIHATITLQLPLCGNHRLDHFICEVPALLRLACVDTTVXTIGAFLVSVLFLLIPPTLILISYGFISQAVLKIKSVEARHKACSTCSSHLTVVIIFYGTIIYMYLQPRNSCTQNQGKFISHFYTMVTPTLNPIIYTXRNRDMKVAVKTLLSKKLCSL, via the exons ATGGAAAAGGCCAATGTGAGCTCCTTGATGGGTTTCATCCTTCTAGGCTTCTCAGACCACCCTCACCTGGAAGCTGCACTCtttgtatttgtcctttttttctaccTCCTGACTCTTGTGGGGAAcctcaccatcatcattatctcATACCTAGATCCCCTCCTCCACACCCCTatgtacttcttcctcagcaACCTCTCCCTGCTGGACCTCTGCTTCACTACTAGCCTTGCACCTCAGATGCTAGTTAACCTGAGAGGTCCAGAGAAGACTATCACTTATGGTGGTTGTGTAGTACAACTCTATATTTCGCTAGCACTGGGCTCCACTGAGTGTATCCTCCTGGCTGTAATGGCTTTGGATCACTATGTTGCCATCTGCAAGCCCCTTCACTATGTGGCTATCATGAACCCAAGGCTATGTCAACAGCTGGCATCCATCTCCTGGTTTAGTGGTTTGGCCAATTCGCTGATCCATGCTACTATTACCTTGCAATTGCCTCTATGTGGCAACCACAGACTCGATCATTTTATTTGTGAAGTGCCAGCTCTCCTCAGGTTGGCTTGTGTGGACACCACTGT AACTATTGGTGCTTTTTTGGTTAGTGTCCTGTTTCTCCTAATACCCCCAACACTCATTCTTATCTCCTATGGCTTTATTAGTCAAGCTGTGCTGAAGATAAAGTCAGTGGAGGCAAGGCACAAAGCCTGCagcacctgctcctcccaccttACAGTGGTGATCATTTTCTATGGCACCATAATCTACATGTACCTGCAACCAAGGAACAGCTGTACTCAGAACCAAGGCAAATTTATCTCCCACTTCTATACCATGGTGACTCCAACCTTAAATCCTATTATCTACA TAAGGAACAGGGATATGAAAGTGGCTGTGAAAACACTCCTGTCAAAAAAATTGTGCTCCCTATGA